One window from the genome of bacterium encodes:
- the ccoS gene encoding cbb3-type cytochrome oxidase assembly protein CcoS has product MDVVIGLVIISLALVALGLVLFFARLKGGDFDHGERLSLLPLREDKPRAEDAPSAAARATASAGPAKETGDHKEGGVANGRS; this is encoded by the coding sequence ATGGATGTCGTGATTGGCCTCGTCATTATAAGCCTCGCGCTCGTCGCGCTCGGCTTGGTTCTCTTCTTCGCGCGCCTGAAGGGCGGCGATTTCGATCACGGCGAGCGGCTCTCGCTGCTGCCCCTGCGCGAGGACAAGCCCCGCGCCGAGGACGCCCCGAGCGCCGCCGCAAGGGCTACCGCTTCAGCAGGCCCCGCCAAAGAGACCGGGGATCACAAGGAGGGAGGAGTCGCCAATGGCCGCAGCTAA